A DNA window from Methanomassiliicoccus sp. contains the following coding sequences:
- a CDS encoding methanogenesis marker 2 protein: MDLQGLADGIRNYPGVTRKRTISEVISFFPHIPNKNVLAAFGEDAAVIKFNDDVLLLAADGIMESLMKAAPFYAGYFAVLVNLNDISAMGGVPLALVDIVSMKDEKVCSQVMKGVEGAMAKFGVPVVGGHTHPDCAYNAIDVAVLGTARQDAVIYSHTAQEGEDIIFAMDLDGFFPPSLPFAWDTTTRKDADICRRQMLIMNEIGKRHLVRSGKDISNPGCIGTLGMLLETSGKGGIVNIEDIPRPDGVDLAQWIKAYQGCGFAVTCEPRHSEEVRELFDTVGVTAAVVGKVDNSRHLTIKEGQESAVLFDFASDVITGCDPSKVPVSAEKR; the protein is encoded by the coding sequence ATGGACCTTCAAGGACTGGCAGATGGTATCCGGAATTATCCGGGAGTCACCAGGAAGCGGACCATCTCCGAGGTCATCAGTTTCTTTCCGCATATACCGAACAAGAACGTTCTAGCTGCCTTCGGCGAGGATGCCGCGGTGATCAAGTTCAACGACGACGTCCTCCTGCTGGCAGCCGATGGCATCATGGAGTCTCTGATGAAGGCCGCCCCGTTCTACGCCGGGTATTTTGCCGTGTTGGTCAACCTCAATGACATTTCGGCCATGGGAGGAGTCCCCCTAGCCCTTGTGGACATAGTCTCGATGAAGGACGAGAAGGTCTGCAGCCAGGTCATGAAGGGAGTCGAGGGGGCCATGGCGAAGTTCGGCGTACCGGTGGTCGGTGGCCATACCCACCCTGACTGCGCGTACAACGCGATAGACGTGGCGGTGCTGGGGACCGCCCGCCAGGATGCGGTCATCTACTCGCACACCGCCCAGGAGGGCGAGGACATAATCTTCGCCATGGATCTTGATGGTTTCTTCCCTCCATCCCTGCCATTCGCCTGGGATACTACCACTCGGAAGGACGCAGATATCTGTCGGCGCCAGATGCTCATCATGAACGAGATCGGCAAGCGTCACCTGGTCCGATCGGGCAAGGATATCAGCAATCCAGGGTGCATCGGGACTCTGGGCATGCTCTTGGAAACGAGCGGCAAGGGCGGGATCGTCAACATCGAGGACATCCCCCGGCCCGACGGAGTCGATCTCGCTCAGTGGATCAAGGCATATCAGGGTTGCGGCTTCGCCGTGACCTGCGAGCCCCGCCACTCTGAGGAGGTCCGAGAGCTGTTCGATACCGTAGGAGTGACCGCAGCGGTGGTCGGGAAGGTCGACAACTCAAGGCATCTGACGATCAAGGAAGGCCAAGAGAGCGCGGTCCTCTTCGATTTCGCGTCGGACGTGATAACGGGATGCGATCCCAGCAAGGTGCCGGTGAGTGCGGAGAAGCGCTAG
- a CDS encoding DUF2769 domain-containing protein, producing MRNIDELNRMSPEKRKAEIAAMRSKCPCPKCPTYTECAKDRDERMFCFYGRSPDCVSRELKCICPKCPVHTEFGFRGLHYCTRGGERTSPKRF from the coding sequence ATGCGCAACATAGATGAGCTAAACAGGATGTCCCCGGAGAAGCGGAAGGCCGAGATCGCCGCCATGAGGTCGAAATGCCCCTGCCCTAAGTGTCCAACCTACACTGAGTGTGCCAAGGACCGGGATGAGAGGATGTTCTGCTTCTACGGCCGCTCGCCGGACTGCGTGAGCCGGGAGCTCAAGTGCATATGTCCAAAGTGCCCGGTACACACCGAGTTCGGGTTCCGAGGGCTACACTATTGCACCCGAGGTGGGGAGCGGACCTCGCCCAAGAGGTTCTGA
- a CDS encoding DUF2769 domain-containing protein — translation MSAFDRIVKELESRTGGDREAELNEFRAQCVCPDCPTYTKCAGDAGELLYCFLGRSGECITEEMGCNCPDCPLAARAELVNIYYCINGSEVEMRKEQGEPDAQHR, via the coding sequence ATGAGCGCATTCGATCGCATTGTTAAGGAGCTGGAATCAAGGACGGGAGGGGACAGGGAGGCGGAGCTCAACGAGTTCAGGGCGCAGTGCGTCTGCCCCGACTGCCCCACTTACACGAAGTGCGCCGGTGACGCGGGGGAACTGCTGTACTGCTTCCTGGGCCGCAGTGGTGAGTGCATCACTGAGGAGATGGGCTGCAACTGTCCGGACTGCCCGTTGGCCGCCCGAGCGGAGCTGGTGAACATATATTACTGCATCAACGGTTCTGAGGTGGAGATGCGTAAGGAACAGGGTGAACCGGATGCGCAACATAGATGA
- the lipA gene encoding lipoyl synthase, with protein MAVGGKPDWLRVRAPGGETFTKVRELARRSGLHTVCDSSHCPNISDCWSRGHATFMILGRRCTRDCAFCAVEHGAPEPVDLGEPEHIAAAVRDLKLEHVVVTSVTRDDLPDQGAGQFRAVVEAIRELSPGTRVELLIPDMGSSRSSIGTVCASVPDVLGHNIETVERLQGVRDRKSSYCRSLSALSLMAELAPGAVIKSSLMLGLGETREEVMATLRDLRKAGVSAITMGQYLRPGNGRLEVSEYIFPGTFAELGEAARAMGFRHVASGPLVRSSYNAHEMLTNRTENHADR; from the coding sequence ATGGCGGTCGGAGGCAAGCCAGACTGGTTGAGGGTCAGGGCGCCTGGCGGGGAGACCTTCACCAAGGTGAGGGAGCTGGCTCGGAGGAGCGGCCTCCACACTGTGTGCGACTCCTCTCACTGCCCAAACATCTCCGATTGCTGGTCCCGGGGCCATGCCACCTTCATGATCCTCGGGAGAAGATGCACCCGGGACTGCGCCTTCTGCGCGGTGGAGCACGGTGCCCCGGAACCGGTGGACCTCGGGGAGCCTGAGCATATCGCGGCCGCAGTCAGGGACCTTAAGCTCGAGCACGTCGTGGTGACCTCGGTGACCAGGGATGACCTGCCTGATCAGGGAGCGGGGCAGTTCCGCGCGGTGGTCGAAGCCATAAGGGAGCTCAGCCCGGGCACGAGAGTTGAACTCCTGATCCCCGACATGGGCAGCTCGAGGAGTTCGATCGGAACGGTGTGCGCGTCCGTCCCGGACGTCCTGGGGCATAACATCGAGACGGTGGAGCGTTTACAGGGCGTGAGGGATCGTAAATCCTCTTACTGTCGTTCGCTCTCGGCCCTTAGCCTCATGGCTGAGCTCGCACCCGGGGCGGTGATCAAGAGCTCGCTGATGCTCGGCCTCGGGGAGACCAGGGAGGAGGTGATGGCGACGCTGAGGGACCTGAGGAAAGCCGGGGTCTCCGCCATTACCATGGGGCAGTACCTCAGGCCCGGAAACGGAAGATTGGAGGTTTCCGAGTATATCTTCCCCGGGACGTTCGCCGAGCTGGGCGAGGCGGCAAGGGCGATGGGCTTCCGTCACGTGGCCTCGGGACCGTTGGTGCGAAGCTCATATAACGCCCACGAGATGCTAACGAACAGGACGGAGAACCATGCTGACCGATGA
- the pdhA gene encoding pyruvate dehydrogenase (acetyl-transferring) E1 component subunit alpha, translated as MLTDDYDPLRGRMLQVLDQDGQIVEPSLEPKLDADMLERAYRTMVLSRVADEKAVILQRQGRLGAYPPNRGQEAASLGPAMALDRDDWLVWAFRELAGLLWKGLPLLSFYLYWMGNEEGSHYPQGLNITPAAVPVASQLSIAVGIAYASMCRREGRVALGFCGDGATSEGDFHEALNSAGVLRTPNVFVIQNNQWAISVPRSRQTAAPTLAQKACAYGFKGIQVDGNDLLAMYIATREAVERARRGEGPTLIEAYTYRLGNHTTSDDARKYRQEQELREWELRDPLVRLKTYMTAKDLLDESKEQEIWKAARDATDKGVKEAESFPKPALEDIFRYTYEEMPAELKAELERLRSELQDGER; from the coding sequence ATGCTGACCGATGACTATGACCCCCTCCGGGGGCGGATGCTGCAGGTGCTGGACCAGGACGGGCAGATCGTGGAGCCGTCGCTTGAGCCCAAGCTCGACGCGGATATGCTCGAAAGAGCGTACCGGACCATGGTCCTGTCCCGGGTGGCGGACGAGAAGGCGGTCATCCTCCAGCGGCAGGGGAGACTGGGCGCGTACCCGCCCAACCGGGGGCAGGAGGCCGCCTCCCTGGGGCCGGCCATGGCCCTCGACCGGGACGACTGGCTGGTGTGGGCCTTTCGGGAGCTGGCCGGCCTACTGTGGAAAGGCCTCCCCCTCCTAAGCTTCTACCTCTACTGGATGGGCAACGAGGAGGGTAGCCACTATCCGCAGGGACTGAACATCACCCCTGCCGCGGTGCCGGTGGCCTCCCAGCTGTCCATTGCCGTGGGGATCGCCTATGCCTCGATGTGCCGCAGGGAAGGGAGGGTGGCCCTTGGATTCTGCGGGGACGGGGCGACCTCGGAGGGAGACTTCCACGAGGCTCTCAACAGCGCAGGCGTCCTGAGGACGCCCAACGTGTTCGTGATACAGAACAACCAGTGGGCCATATCGGTCCCCCGGAGCAGGCAGACAGCGGCCCCGACCCTGGCCCAGAAGGCCTGTGCCTATGGATTCAAGGGCATCCAGGTCGACGGCAACGACCTCCTCGCCATGTACATCGCCACCCGGGAGGCGGTGGAGAGGGCCAGGCGGGGGGAGGGCCCCACCCTCATCGAGGCATACACCTACCGGCTGGGCAACCACACCACTTCCGACGACGCCAGGAAGTATCGTCAGGAGCAGGAGCTGAGAGAGTGGGAGCTCCGCGATCCCCTCGTCCGCCTGAAGACTTATATGACGGCCAAGGACCTGCTGGACGAATCGAAGGAACAGGAGATATGGAAGGCGGCCCGCGACGCCACGGACAAGGGGGTGAAGGAAGCCGAGAGCTTCCCGAAGCCTGCCCTGGAGGACATCTTCCGGTACACCTATGAAGAGATGCCCGCCGAGCTGAAGGCGGAGCTGGAACGGTTGCGTTCAGAGCTCCAGGACGGTGAGCGGTGA
- a CDS encoding alpha-ketoacid dehydrogenase subunit beta encodes MALMNMVSALNSALDNEMEADQSVVVLGEDVGRDGGVFRVTEGLFDRFGDQRVIDTPLAEGAIAGMAIGMALNGLRPVAEVQFMGFSYLTLNQMISHASRLRNRSRGRFTVPMVLRMPYGAGVKALEHHSESTESLYVQIPGLKVVVPSTPREAKGLLIASIRDPDPVVFLEPTRSYRLMKEEVEENAFSIPLSAARVVQPGKDVTIVGWGAMMPLVQKAAEAAGSEGVSCEVIDLRTLSPMDSGTVVESVKRTGRCVVVQEAPRTCGVAAELVARINEEALLSLEAPVERVTAPDVIVPLPQGEKYYYLNANRVYRAVKKVAEF; translated from the coding sequence ATGGCATTGATGAACATGGTCTCGGCTCTCAACTCGGCCCTCGACAATGAGATGGAGGCTGATCAGTCGGTGGTCGTCCTCGGCGAGGACGTGGGCAGGGACGGCGGCGTGTTCCGGGTCACCGAGGGGCTGTTCGACCGCTTTGGGGACCAGAGGGTCATCGACACCCCCCTGGCCGAGGGCGCCATCGCCGGGATGGCCATAGGCATGGCCCTCAACGGGTTGAGGCCGGTGGCGGAGGTCCAGTTCATGGGCTTCTCCTACCTGACGCTGAACCAGATGATCTCCCACGCCTCCCGCCTGCGCAACCGCTCGCGGGGGCGGTTCACCGTCCCCATGGTCCTTCGGATGCCGTACGGAGCTGGGGTCAAGGCGTTGGAGCACCACTCCGAGAGCACCGAGTCGCTGTACGTGCAGATCCCCGGCCTCAAGGTCGTTGTCCCCTCCACCCCACGGGAGGCCAAAGGCCTGCTCATAGCGTCGATTCGCGATCCCGACCCGGTGGTGTTCCTGGAACCTACCCGCTCCTACCGCCTGATGAAGGAGGAGGTCGAGGAAAACGCTTTCTCCATTCCCCTGAGCGCCGCCCGCGTGGTGCAACCGGGGAAGGACGTCACGATCGTGGGATGGGGGGCCATGATGCCCCTCGTTCAGAAGGCCGCGGAAGCCGCGGGAAGCGAGGGGGTGAGCTGTGAGGTCATCGATCTGCGGACCTTGAGCCCCATGGACAGCGGGACGGTGGTGGAGTCGGTGAAGCGAACGGGACGGTGCGTCGTCGTGCAGGAGGCGCCCCGCACCTGCGGAGTGGCGGCGGAGCTCGTCGCCCGGATCAACGAGGAAGCTCTGTTGTCGCTGGAAGCTCCGGTGGAGCGGGTGACCGCCCCGGACGTTATCGTCCCCCTTCCTCAGGGAGAGAAGTACTACTACCTGAACGCGAACCGCGTGTATCGGGCGGTAAAGAAGGTTGCGGAGTTCTAG
- a CDS encoding dihydrolipoamide acetyltransferase family protein, producing MAKDFMFPDLGEGVTEGEIKKWLVKVGDEVRKDQPIAEVETDKAVVEMPSPYSGKVLKLSAAEGGIVKVGEVLATIGGEGETVSAAEPPSSTSVVGELPETDEEVVTARPSPSAPPSAGVQATPAVRKLARDLKVDLASIKGTGPQGRVTEEDVKRASAPSVEAPEPAMKAKFDLYGWVDRRPLRGIRRSTARHMMEAQANAALVTTMEVVDVTDLVTLRERINKQAQEAKGIKLTYLPFIVKAVIASLKRHPYMNSSMDEEAEEIVIKKYYNLGIAVATEDGLMVPVVKAADQKDLFTLAKEIKDLAQAAADRKVDLADLKGGTFSITNYGVFGSTYATPIPNYPEAAILGVGRIQDAPLVVGGAVVPRKVMHLALTFDHRIMDGAQAASFLTDLRQMLEGPEALLLDL from the coding sequence ATGGCGAAGGATTTCATGTTCCCGGACCTCGGAGAAGGGGTCACCGAGGGCGAGATAAAGAAGTGGTTGGTGAAGGTCGGGGACGAGGTCCGCAAGGACCAGCCCATTGCCGAGGTGGAGACGGACAAGGCGGTGGTGGAGATGCCATCACCGTACTCCGGAAAGGTCCTCAAGCTCAGTGCGGCGGAAGGAGGTATCGTCAAGGTCGGCGAAGTGCTAGCGACAATCGGCGGAGAGGGAGAGACAGTGTCCGCGGCCGAGCCTCCTTCTTCCACCTCGGTCGTCGGCGAGCTGCCGGAGACGGACGAGGAGGTGGTGACCGCCCGCCCCTCACCTTCCGCACCTCCCTCGGCCGGGGTCCAGGCCACCCCCGCCGTCCGGAAGCTGGCCAGGGACCTCAAGGTCGATCTGGCGTCGATCAAGGGCACAGGGCCCCAGGGCCGGGTGACCGAGGAGGACGTCAAACGGGCCTCCGCCCCATCGGTGGAGGCACCGGAGCCAGCGATGAAGGCGAAGTTCGACCTCTACGGGTGGGTGGACCGGAGGCCCCTGCGAGGCATCCGCCGCTCGACCGCCAGGCACATGATGGAGGCTCAGGCCAACGCCGCCCTGGTCACCACCATGGAGGTTGTCGACGTCACCGACCTGGTGACCTTGAGGGAGAGGATCAACAAGCAGGCCCAAGAGGCCAAGGGGATCAAGCTCACCTACCTCCCGTTCATCGTCAAGGCGGTGATCGCCAGCCTGAAGAGGCATCCCTACATGAATTCCTCCATGGACGAGGAGGCCGAGGAGATCGTCATCAAGAAGTACTACAACCTGGGCATCGCCGTGGCCACCGAGGACGGCCTCATGGTCCCGGTAGTCAAGGCCGCCGATCAGAAGGACCTCTTCACCCTGGCCAAGGAGATCAAGGACCTGGCGCAGGCCGCTGCCGACCGCAAGGTCGATCTGGCGGACCTCAAGGGCGGGACCTTCTCCATCACCAACTACGGGGTCTTCGGGAGCACCTACGCCACCCCCATCCCGAACTACCCGGAGGCGGCGATCCTAGGCGTGGGCCGGATCCAGGACGCCCCCCTGGTGGTGGGCGGGGCGGTGGTGCCGAGGAAGGTCATGCACCTGGCGCTGACCTTCGACCACCGCATCATGGACGGGGCCCAGGCGGCATCCTTCCTCACCGACCTCCGCCAGATGCTGGAGGGGCCCGAGGCCCTGCTGCTCGACCTTTAG